The following is a genomic window from Candidatus Gorgyraea atricola.
CGGCCATCAAAAAGGCAGGGACACAAAAGAGAATCTCATGAGAAATTTTGGCAGCGCTCATCCAGAAGGGTATCGCAAGGCAATGAGACTGATGAAGCTTGCCGAGAAATTTAATGCACCTATAGTCACTTTTATTGATACACCTGGCGCATATCCTGGCATAGGCGCTGAAGAGCGTGGCCAGGCAAATTCCATTGCGCATAATCTGATGGAGATGATATCTTTAAAGGTGCCAGTGATCGTAGTAGTAATAGGAGAGGGTGGCTCAGGAGGAGCGCTTGGCATAGGTATAGGCGACAGGGTCTATGTAATGGAGAATGCATACTATTCAGTGATATCTCCAGAAGGCTGCGCTGCTATTTTATGGAAAGACAGATTAAAGGCGCCTGAGGCAGCAGAGGTGCTGAAGCTTACTGCCAAGGACCTTATTGAACTCGAGATTATTGATGGTGAGATCCCAGAGCCAATTGGCGGTGCGCACAGGGACCCTGAAAAAACAGCTCAGACCGTGAAGAAGTGCATAAAAAAGGCATTGAAGGAACTCAAAACAGTTCCTGTGGATAAATTACTAAAAAAGCGCTACGAGAAATTCAGAAGCATGGGGGATTAGGTTTAGCCCGTTGACCCGTTACCCGTTTTGCCCGTTAACGGGCAAAACGGGTAAACGGACTAAACGGGTAACGGAAATTGCCGGAGTGGCGGAACTGGCTGACGCGCACGACTCAAAATCGTGTGAGGCAACCCCTCGTGTGGGTTCGACTCCCACCTCCGGCACCATGAACCACTCGCTAAGAATACTACTTTTAGTTGCGTATTCGCTCGGGTTCATGGCAGGCCATCAGATACTGGGGCGTGCCCCGTTCCAAATTGCCCGATTTTAAGAATGGGGCAATTTGGAATGGGGCTGTAGTGAAGCGGGATCACACGACAATGGCATTGTCGCATCACGGGTTCGATTCCCGTCAGCTCCACCAAACTCGCCGAAGGCGAGTTTGATCCTGAGCGAGCAATAAAATCCGATGAATAAGAGGATTTTATGCGAGTCGAAGGACCTTTTTATTATGAGTGAATTTTATCCGTTTAAGAAAATTGAGAAGAAGTGGCAGAAGGCGTGGGAGAAGAAGGGTCTTTTTAAGATGGACCCTAAGTCTTCTAAGGAAAAATACTATTGCCTCATGATGTTTCCGTATCCGTCTGCATCTCTGCATGTAGGACATGGCAGGAACTACATCATAGGTGATGTTGTAGCGCGTTATAAGATCATGCATAAGCTCAATGTCCTGGCGCCAATGGGCTGGGATGCATTTGGCCTTCCTGCAGAAAATGCTGCTATAAAGAGCGGCATCCATCCTAAGACTTCCACATTGAATAATATAAAGACAATGAAAAAGCAACTCGATGCCTGGGGCGTGGGTTATGACTGGGATAGAGAGATTGCTTCGTGCATGCCTGACTATTACAAATGGACACAGTGGATATTTTTAGAGCTCTATAAAAAAGGTCTTGCCTATAAGAAAAAAGCCCAGGTCAACTGGTGTCCTTCCTGCCAAACGGTGCTTGCAAATGAGCAGGTCGTGGATGGCGCGTGCGAGAGATGCTCATCAGAGGTCGAACTGCGCAGCCTGGAGCAATGGTTTTTAAAGATCACTGATTACGCGCAAAGGCTTCTGGATGATCTGAGTCTTTTAAAGGATTGGCCAGAGCGTGTAAGGATCATGCAGAAGAACTGGATAGGCAGGAGCGAGGGCGTTGAGATAGATTTCAAGCTTGAAAAAAGCCGAGGTCCAGCCTCGGCTTTTTTGAGCTGTTTTACCACAAGGGTGGATACGATTTATG
Proteins encoded in this region:
- a CDS encoding acetyl-CoA carboxylase carboxyltransferase subunit alpha produces the protein MAGGLDFEKPILELELKIAELKSLASDGSINLSAEIKTLEARLEKVKKEIFDSLTPWQKIQIARHPKRPYTTDYIHMIMVDFVELHGDRMFKDDKAMIGGFAKIDGEKVMVIGHQKGRDTKENLMRNFGSAHPEGYRKAMRLMKLAEKFNAPIVTFIDTPGAYPGIGAEERGQANSIAHNLMEMISLKVPVIVVVIGEGGSGGALGIGIGDRVYVMENAYYSVISPEGCAAILWKDRLKAPEAAEVLKLTAKDLIELEIIDGEIPEPIGGAHRDPEKTAQTVKKCIKKALKELKTVPVDKLLKKRYEKFRSMGD